In the genome of Aridibaculum aurantiacum, one region contains:
- a CDS encoding endo-1,4-beta-xylanase, whose protein sequence is MKYLIVLVAGILLVAVGCKKNDTIAPPPTQPVNPADTSLQKMLPFKVGAAVNVNLMQNNTRYNNLVKAEFNSITAENAMKFGTLHPGQFTYNWTQADYLVSFAQANNKRVHGHTLIWHQSIPDWVTNFAGDSTAWENLMKTHIQTVVTHYKGKVTSWDVVNEALNDDGTMRNSIWRQKLGDDYIARCFQYAHQADPTALLFYNDYGHEYSATKRTAINNLLVSLKNRNIPIHGTGMQFHTRYNQTDANIAAAINTAAATGLLVHVSELDIAMNPDNVQGLVFTATLAEQQAAKYKFVVRTFKNIPQAQQFGITTWNVTDGDSWIPTQYNRPDWPLPFDRNYARKPAYYGMLEGAK, encoded by the coding sequence ATGAAGTATTTAATTGTATTGGTCGCAGGGATTTTATTGGTGGCAGTAGGGTGTAAGAAAAACGACACGATTGCTCCGCCACCTACACAGCCTGTAAATCCTGCAGATACATCGCTGCAAAAGATGCTGCCATTTAAAGTAGGTGCTGCTGTAAATGTAAACCTGATGCAGAATAACACCAGGTATAACAATCTTGTAAAAGCAGAATTCAATAGCATAACCGCTGAAAATGCTATGAAGTTTGGAACGCTGCACCCGGGGCAGTTTACGTACAACTGGACGCAAGCTGATTATCTGGTATCATTTGCCCAGGCTAACAACAAACGGGTGCATGGTCATACGTTGATATGGCATCAATCTATTCCTGATTGGGTTACCAATTTTGCCGGTGACTCAACAGCATGGGAAAACTTAATGAAGACCCATATACAAACTGTTGTTACACATTATAAAGGAAAGGTAACCTCATGGGATGTAGTGAATGAAGCATTGAATGATGATGGCACTATGCGCAATAGCATCTGGCGCCAGAAGTTGGGAGACGATTACATAGCACGTTGCTTCCAGTATGCTCACCAGGCAGATCCGACTGCGCTTTTGTTCTACAACGATTATGGTCATGAGTACAGTGCTACTAAGCGCACAGCTATCAACAACTTGCTGGTAAGTTTAAAGAACAGGAATATCCCAATTCATGGTACTGGCATGCAGTTTCATACACGTTACAACCAGACGGATGCAAACATTGCTGCTGCCATCAACACAGCTGCTGCAACAGGTTTATTAGTGCATGTTTCTGAATTAGATATAGCCATGAATCCTGATAATGTGCAAGGCTTAGTGTTCACAGCCACTCTTGCCGAGCAGCAAGCTGCTAAATACAAATTCGTAGTAAGAACATTTAAAAACATTCCACAGGCTCAGCAGTTTGGTATTACTACCTGGAATGTTACCGATGGCGACTCATGGATACCAACTCAATATAATCGTCCTGACTGGCCACTGCCTTTTGATAGGAACTATGCCAGGAAACCTGCTTATTACGGTATGCTGGAAGGGGCCAAATAA
- a CDS encoding glycoside hydrolase family 2 protein, with protein sequence MKVQMKWVLLLLVLCNVAQAQSDLIQNIHGRKLQSLNGRWNYIMDPYEMGYYNYRHEPFDQTATGKGGFYEALNPKDKTELIEYNFDVAPTLDVPGDWNSQADKLEFYEGTIWYRQKFNSKPQANKRYILYFAAVNYEAHVYLNGKKLGVHKGGFTPFQFDVTGKLKEGENFVVVKADNTRKQDEIPTVNTDWWNYGGITRDVYLAELPASYISDYKIQLAKSNPKLIEGYVQLAGANKQQSVLINIPEAGITTRVTTDTSGRATINIPVKNMVYWSPEVPKLYNVSIASNTDTLNDRIGFRTIEVVGQNILLNGKSIYLRGISMHDENPLIPGRLRGQGDIRMMLGWAKELNCNYVRLAHYTHNEEMMRAADEMGLLVWAEVPVYWTISWNNPDTYKNAQQQLSDMIMRDKNRASVIVWSIGNETPLSEPRHQFMGNLAAHTRSLDNTRLVAAALELHRNGNEVIVDDPLGEKIDLVSFNEYAGWYWGGTPKEITKYHFNIKYKKPVVISEFGGEALEGFHGDEDTRWTEEWQEAMYVNQIKMLSTIEGLRGMTPWILVDFKSPRRQHPYFQDFWNRKGVISALGKKKKAFYVLKNYYDQMQLKYR encoded by the coding sequence ATGAAAGTTCAAATGAAATGGGTGCTGCTGCTACTGGTATTATGTAATGTGGCACAGGCGCAAAGTGATCTTATTCAAAATATTCATGGGCGCAAATTGCAAAGCCTGAATGGTCGCTGGAATTACATTATGGATCCTTATGAAATGGGATACTACAATTATCGTCATGAACCTTTTGACCAAACAGCAACTGGTAAGGGAGGTTTTTATGAGGCGCTGAATCCAAAGGATAAAACAGAATTGATAGAATACAATTTTGATGTAGCACCCACGCTGGATGTACCCGGTGATTGGAACTCGCAGGCAGATAAACTGGAGTTTTATGAAGGTACGATCTGGTACAGGCAAAAGTTCAATAGCAAGCCGCAGGCTAACAAGCGTTACATCTTGTATTTCGCTGCTGTTAACTATGAGGCGCATGTATACCTCAACGGGAAGAAACTAGGAGTTCATAAAGGTGGCTTCACTCCATTCCAGTTTGATGTAACAGGTAAGCTGAAAGAGGGTGAAAATTTTGTGGTAGTAAAAGCAGACAACACACGCAAGCAAGATGAGATACCTACCGTAAACACTGACTGGTGGAACTATGGCGGCATTACGCGTGATGTATACCTGGCTGAATTGCCTGCATCGTATATATCTGATTACAAGATCCAGTTAGCAAAGTCAAATCCAAAATTGATAGAAGGATATGTGCAGTTGGCAGGTGCTAATAAACAGCAGTCAGTATTGATAAACATACCAGAAGCAGGAATAACCACGCGTGTAACAACAGACACATCGGGAAGAGCTACCATCAATATTCCTGTAAAGAACATGGTCTATTGGTCGCCTGAAGTGCCAAAGCTTTACAATGTTTCTATTGCTTCTAATACTGATACACTTAATGATCGCATTGGATTTAGAACCATAGAAGTAGTGGGACAAAACATATTGCTGAATGGTAAATCCATTTACCTGCGCGGTATTTCTATGCACGATGAAAATCCGCTTATTCCTGGTCGTCTTCGTGGGCAGGGTGATATACGTATGATGCTGGGATGGGCCAAAGAACTGAACTGTAATTATGTTCGGCTGGCACACTACACGCACAACGAAGAGATGATGCGTGCCGCTGATGAGATGGGATTGCTGGTATGGGCTGAAGTGCCTGTATACTGGACTATTTCCTGGAACAATCCTGACACGTACAAGAATGCACAACAACAGCTAAGCGATATGATCATGCGCGACAAGAACAGGGCAAGCGTGATCGTGTGGTCTATAGGTAACGAAACACCACTCAGTGAGCCACGTCACCAGTTCATGGGAAATCTTGCTGCACATACACGTTCACTTGATAATACAAGATTGGTTGCTGCGGCTTTGGAGCTTCATAGAAATGGCAACGAAGTAATAGTGGATGATCCGCTGGGTGAAAAAATTGACCTGGTAAGCTTCAATGAATATGCAGGCTGGTATTGGGGTGGAACACCAAAAGAAATTACCAAGTACCACTTCAACATAAAGTACAAGAAGCCGGTGGTAATATCAGAGTTTGGTGGCGAAGCACTGGAAGGTTTTCATGGTGATGAAGACACACGCTGGACCGAAGAGTGGCAGGAGGCAATGTATGTAAACCAGATAAAGATGTTATCGACCATAGAAGGTCTGCGTGGAATGACACCGTGGATCTTGGTAGACTTCAAATCGCCTCGCAGGCAGCATCCTTACTTCCAGGATTTCTGGAACAGGAAAGGTGTGATATCAGCATTGGGTAAAAAGAAGAAAGCTTTTTATGTGTTGAAGAATTACTACGACCAGATGCAGTTGAAGTACAGGTAG
- a CDS encoding T9SS type A sorting domain-containing protein yields the protein MKRGLLFACMLSAMTSFGQSFTPGNLVVYRYGDGQAALPASTTVPVYLDEYTPTGTLVRTRVIPTTDNGANHKLTGIAKLSNGTYQQEGISTLSQDGKYITIFGYNQAPGGVVPATSDAFVVGIVAADGSYNSTTTLSNEPTVGLGSPRSAVTKDNNIWANGFQNGVRYTTLGSNTSTRVSTQQNAPRTLTMFNDALYAPIGNSANLAVADPAPTTSTTFTTHAVSAPTPTANQVALFYVGGRLRLYIADDGATTGSTIRRYYMKDAGSTWVADGTISTASTAFVKSVVCVASESGSNTVVDVYATTWGNDGNGTESSKLLHFQDTYVTASPKNAPSTTPVTVLATAPSNTLFRSVTLAPINSSSIGTAILPLSLKSFNAAVDGKHVKIWWNTTNEVNTKDFTIERSADAVSFERIGTQVANNRQQENAYSFIDFTNTHAVVYYRLKMNDKDGKFSFSPVIRVALNKINKTLSVAPNPVVGSSMNVSHDKAGKGATLKVVSLDGRVMQSMQVQEGATQTVVLLNQLSKGNYIVELSDASGKQITTIVKQ from the coding sequence ATGAAAAGAGGATTACTATTTGCCTGCATGTTATCAGCGATGACATCATTTGGACAATCGTTCACGCCTGGAAACCTCGTGGTTTACCGGTATGGTGATGGACAGGCGGCATTGCCTGCAAGCACCACAGTTCCTGTATATCTTGATGAATATACACCCACCGGAACTTTGGTTCGTACACGCGTTATACCTACTACGGACAATGGTGCCAACCACAAGCTTACAGGTATAGCTAAACTATCTAATGGTACTTACCAGCAAGAAGGTATATCTACACTTTCACAAGATGGTAAGTACATCACCATCTTTGGTTACAACCAGGCACCTGGTGGTGTAGTTCCTGCTACAAGCGATGCTTTTGTTGTAGGCATTGTAGCTGCAGATGGTAGCTACAATAGCACCACTACATTATCTAACGAACCTACTGTAGGCTTGGGTTCTCCACGTTCGGCTGTAACAAAAGACAACAATATTTGGGCGAATGGTTTCCAGAATGGTGTTCGTTATACCACGCTTGGCAGCAATACTTCTACCAGGGTATCTACGCAGCAAAATGCTCCAAGAACATTAACCATGTTCAACGATGCTTTGTATGCGCCAATCGGTAACAGCGCTAACCTGGCAGTAGCAGATCCTGCTCCTACTACTTCTACTACTTTTACTACTCATGCTGTATCAGCACCAACTCCTACTGCTAACCAGGTTGCCCTGTTTTATGTAGGCGGAAGGCTTAGGTTATACATAGCTGATGATGGCGCAACCACAGGTAGTACCATCAGGAGATATTACATGAAGGATGCAGGCAGCACCTGGGTAGCTGATGGCACCATTTCTACTGCATCTACAGCTTTTGTGAAAAGCGTAGTTTGTGTAGCATCTGAGTCTGGAAGCAATACAGTAGTAGATGTTTATGCTACTACATGGGGTAATGATGGCAACGGAACAGAGTCATCTAAACTGTTGCATTTTCAAGATACTTATGTAACCGCATCGCCTAAAAATGCACCAAGTACAACGCCTGTTACAGTACTTGCCACTGCACCTTCTAATACATTGTTCAGAAGTGTCACATTGGCTCCAATCAATAGTTCTTCTATAGGTACTGCTATTCTTCCTTTATCGCTGAAGTCTTTCAATGCAGCTGTTGATGGCAAGCATGTAAAGATCTGGTGGAATACAACCAATGAAGTGAATACAAAAGATTTTACAATTGAAAGAAGTGCTGATGCGGTTTCTTTTGAAAGAATAGGAACACAAGTAGCAAACAACAGGCAACAAGAGAATGCTTATTCTTTCATCGATTTTACCAATACGCATGCAGTAGTTTATTATCGTCTAAAAATGAATGATAAGGATGGTAAGTTCTCATTCAGCCCTGTTATTCGTGTTGCATTGAACAAGATCAATAAAACACTTTCTGTTGCTCCAAATCCTGTTGTAGGCTCTTCAATGAATGTATCGCACGATAAAGCAGGTAAGGGTGCTACATTGAAAGTTGTTTCTTTAGATGGTCGTGTAATGCAAAGCATGCAGGTACAGGAAGGAGCTACTCAAACAGTAGTACTACTAAATCAACTGTCAAAAGGAAATTACATAGTTGAGCTTTCTGATGCTTCAGGTAAACAGATAACTACCATAGTTAAACAATAA